The following nucleotide sequence is from Synechococcus sp. CBW1004.
TCCCTTGATGTATTCCACCGAGAGACTTTTCCCTGTGCTGTCGTGCAGGGTCATGTGGATCGGCAGCGGGCCGCCGAATCCAGGAACGTTGGCTCCATTGACCAGAACTTTGGGAAGGCCTTGCTTCACTTCTTCAATGCTGGCAAAGTTGCTTAGGACATAGGTCAGCAACTGGGAGCTGTTGATCGATCGCTTGGTTTCACGGGCGGGGACTGTCTGGAACTGGGCATAGCCCGCGAAATACAGAAGCCCTCCTGCCAGGCCTTTCTCATTCATGCCATCGGGCAGAGCATCGTTGATGCCAATGGCATTCAGCCCCACCACGGCATAGCGCGCGGTCCAGGGCAGGCCATTGCCGATCTTGCCGTCGGGACCGTTGCCCCGCAGCTCCGTGCCCCGCTGAATGAGAACCGCATCACTGTTGAGGGGCTGCCCGAACTCCATGGTGCGTCCATAGACCCGGCCCCCGTCTGAGCCCTTGAGTACGAAGCTGGTGCAGGCTTCTGCTGCTGAACTACCTGCTGCAGCAAGGCTCAGAGCTACGAGGGCGGACAGGGCGCGTTGGGCTGGAGTCCTTGATGCCCCGCGCCGAGGGCATCGACCGGGTCGCGGCCGAGATCCTGCACGAGAACGGCGCCATGCAGCGTGTCTGCCAGAAGCTGGGCTTTCAGCTGCTCTCCACCCCGCGTAGGTGGTGGAGGCCTGGGTGGACCTGCCCGCCTGGGAGCCGCCAGTTGACGCAGGGAACGGAGCCGTGGAGCCGGCTTAACCGGCGAGCAGGGCGGCCACATGGGCGGCACAGCTCTCCCCCAGGGCCGCGAGGTTGTAGCCGCCCTCCAGCACCGACACCAGCCGGCCTCCGGCGTGTTCCCTGGCCACCGAGAGGCAGAGCTCGGTGAGCAGGCCGTAGTCGTCACGGTTGAGCGCGAAGCGCCCGAGCGGATCGTCGCGGTGCCCGTCGAACCCGGCGGAGACGAGCACCAGCTGAGGGCGGAAGCGCGCGGCAGCCGGCAGCAGGGCTCCGCTCAGGGCCTGGAGGACCGCCGCGCCATCGCTGCCTGCCGGCAGAGGGCAGTTCACGGTGAAGCCCTCGCCTGGGCCTTCACCCCGTTCATCGGCGGCGCCGCTGCCGGGGTAGTTGCCCCACTCATGCACGCTCACGTCAAGCACGCTGGGGTCGCGCCAGAAGATCGCCTGGGTGCCGTTGCCGTGGTGCACGTCCCAGTCCACGATCAGAACCCTTTCGATCCCGAGAGCTGCCTGGGCATGTCGGGCGGCCAGGGCGACGTTGTTGAACACGCAGAAGCCCATGCCGCGCTCTGCCTCGGCGTGGTGGCCGGGGGGCCGAAGGGCCGCGAAGGCATTGCGCA
It contains:
- a CDS encoding histone deacetylase; this encodes MLDPRFRLHDTGRGHPECPERLDAIEAALERRGLLTQLTRISARPINDPELLRCHSQAYLNSVRHDVAYGLPELSTGDTAIGDHSEDAVRLAAGGALAAVEAVLDGRVRNAFAALRPPGHHAEAERGMGFCVFNNVALAARHAQAALGIERVLIVDWDVHHGNGTQAIFWRDPSVLDVSVHEWGNYPGSGAADERGEGPGEGFTVNCPLPAGSDGAAVLQALSGALLPAAARFRPQLVLVSAGFDGHRDDPLGRFALNRDDYGLLTELCLSVAREHAGGRLVSVLEGGYNLAALGESCAAHVAALLAG